A region from the Lolium perenne isolate Kyuss_39 chromosome 4, Kyuss_2.0, whole genome shotgun sequence genome encodes:
- the LOC127348565 gene encoding uncharacterized protein → MQAAAAPAQARPPASRHRVYTAVDPRCVWARTADTDTLVVDVSGFRKEELKVLYNTSRKLKVTGERPVAGGTRARWARFLKSFPVPRSVDTGGIKAVMDKDKAVLYVILPKGSPSSSTDRQKHKEQQQQPGSSLPLPHGEQKAGTGNADGTSGSGTGGSFRTAQEDAEKNRTEENNVVPEEIKVTIQEEEIAATQDGPRTNARADANAVEKDDEDDDEEDGNKRWWQKIRPLHVLGFVVLILALVGIGALCVLL, encoded by the exons ATGCAGGCAGCCGCTGCACCGGCGCAGGCACGGCCTCCGGCGTCGCGCCACCGCGTTTACACGGCCGTCGATCCCAGGTGCGTGTGGGCGCGCACTGCGGACACCGACACCCTCGTCGTCGATGTCTCAG GATTCAGGAAGGAGGAGCTGAAGGTGTTGTACAACACCAGCCGGAAGCTGAAGGTCACCGGCGAGCGCCCTGTCGCCGGCGGCACAAGGGCACGATGGGCGCGCTTCCTCAAGTCGTTTCCGGTTCCGAGGAGCGTCGACACCGGCGGCATCAAGGCCGTGATGGACAAGGACAAGGCTGTGCTCTACGTGATCCTGCCCAAGGGATCTCCGTCATCGTCCACGGACAGGCAAAAGCACAAGGAACAGCAGCAGCAGCCTGGAAGCTCTCTGCCTCTGCCCCATGGAGAGCAGAAAGCAGGGACGGGCAATGCAGATGGCACGTCAGGAAGCGGCACCGGCGGCAGCTTCAGGACCGCCCAAGAGGATGCAGAGAAGAACAGGACTGAAGAGAACAATGTGGTACCTGAGGAGATCAAGGTGACAATACAGGAGGAAGAGATCGCCGCCACACAAGATGGGCCAAGAACTAATGCCCGTGCTGATGCAAATGCTGTTGaaaaagatgatgaggatgatgacgaggaagacgggaACAAGAGGTGGTGGCAAAAGATTAGGCCTCTCCATGTCCTTGGCTTTGTTGTTCTCATCCTAGCGCTGGTAGGAATTGGCGCGCTGTGTGTATTGCTGTGA
- the LOC139839069 gene encoding uncharacterized protein translates to MDSDDEMTVQLFMEEQNAQDPFFVVPQCGGSKPDERRNINRHREAGAMPLDADYFNDDATHSSKKFRRRFRMNKELFLKIVHGVREYDKYFMAKKDCTGLWGFTSIQKCSAAMRCLAYGAPPDTANDYLRMTESICTKTLYRFCRAVVAVFAKDYLRAPRQDDTARILQNSAARGFFGMLGSIDCMH, encoded by the exons ATGGACAGTGATGATGAGATGACGGTGCAGCTGTTCATGGAGGAGCAGAACGCTCAGGAT CCTTTCTTCGTCGTGCCTCAGTGTGGCGGCTCAAAACCAGACGagaggaggaacatcaaccgGCATCGTGAAGCCGGCGCAATGCCGCTTGACGCCGACTACTTCAACGACGACGCGACTCATTCGTCAAAGAAATTTCGGCGCCGatttaggatgaacaaggagcTGTTCTTGAAGATTGTCCACGGCGTCAGGGAGTATGACAAGTACTTCATGGCCAAGAAAGATTGCACAGGTTTGTGGGGCTTCACCTCAATTCAGAAGTGTAGTGCTGCAATGCGCTGTCTTGCATAcggagctcctccagatacagCAAATGACTACCTACGGATGACAGAGTCGATATGTACAAAGACTCTCTACAGGTTCTGCCGAGCTGTCGTAGCGGTGTTTGCTAAAgactatttgagagcaccaagACAAGATGATACAGCTCGGATCCTGCAAAACAGTGCagcaagagggttttttgggatgCTCGGAAGCATTGACTGTATGCATTGA